The following are from one region of the Melaminivora suipulveris genome:
- a CDS encoding ABC transporter ATP-binding protein: protein MSFRYFEERVPPYPPAEPEPPPRGFFAFIWRCTQGMRGWIALLTLTSASLAVYEALLFAILGRVVDWLSSVSPLAFWQTQRPTVLAIAAVLLASTGLLALHTTVMHQVLAINFPMRLRWLFHRLMLGQSMAFYADEFAGRITTKIMQTALSVREVVFMVVDVLVGVSVYMIGILVLAASFEWRLMLPFTLWLTGYSAACWYFVPRLGAIGKSQADARSMMTGRVTDAYTNIATVKLFAHTRREAEYARNAMDAFKATGYAQMRLVSQFEIANHLLITLLLLGAGGTAVWLWVQGQASAGVVAAVLAMALRLMGYSHWIMWQMTGLFENVGTIQDGIVTLTRPRTIVDDPDAQPLVVTRGEIVFEDVSFAYKAGGRSVIDHLQLTIRPGERIGLIGRSGAGKSTLVNLLLRLSDVDSGRILIDGQDIARVTQDSLRGAIGMVTQDTSLLHRSMRENILYGRPQASEAEMRAAAVQAEAAQFIDQLTDLQGRSGYDAQVGERGVKLSGGQRQRVAIARVLLKDAPILLLDEATSALDSEVEIAIQRSLDALMHGKTVIAIAHRLSTIAAMDRLIVMDEGRIAEQGTHAELLARGGIYARLWAHQSGGFMGADPD from the coding sequence GTGTCGTTCCGCTATTTCGAAGAGCGCGTGCCGCCCTACCCCCCCGCCGAACCCGAGCCGCCGCCCAGAGGATTTTTTGCCTTCATCTGGCGCTGCACGCAGGGCATGCGCGGCTGGATCGCGCTGCTGACGCTCACCTCGGCATCGCTGGCGGTGTACGAGGCCCTGCTGTTTGCCATCCTCGGGCGCGTGGTCGACTGGCTGTCCAGCGTCTCGCCGCTTGCGTTCTGGCAAACCCAGCGCCCCACCGTGCTGGCCATTGCCGCCGTCTTGCTGGCCAGCACCGGGCTGCTGGCGCTGCACACCACCGTGATGCACCAGGTGCTGGCCATCAACTTTCCGATGCGCCTGCGCTGGCTGTTCCACCGCCTGATGCTGGGCCAGAGCATGGCGTTTTACGCCGACGAATTTGCCGGGCGCATCACCACCAAGATCATGCAGACCGCGCTGTCGGTGCGCGAGGTGGTGTTCATGGTGGTGGATGTGCTGGTGGGGGTGAGCGTCTACATGATCGGCATCCTGGTGCTGGCGGCCAGTTTCGAGTGGCGGCTGATGCTGCCCTTCACCCTGTGGCTGACCGGCTACAGCGCTGCGTGCTGGTATTTCGTGCCGCGCCTGGGCGCCATCGGCAAGAGCCAGGCGGACGCGCGCTCGATGATGACCGGCCGCGTGACCGACGCCTACACCAACATCGCCACCGTCAAGCTGTTCGCCCACACGCGGCGCGAGGCGGAATACGCGCGCAACGCCATGGACGCCTTCAAGGCCACCGGCTATGCGCAGATGCGCCTGGTCAGCCAGTTCGAGATCGCCAACCATCTGTTGATCACGCTGCTGCTGCTGGGCGCGGGCGGCACGGCCGTGTGGCTGTGGGTCCAAGGCCAGGCCAGCGCCGGCGTGGTGGCGGCCGTGCTGGCCATGGCGCTGCGGCTGATGGGCTACTCGCACTGGATCATGTGGCAGATGACAGGGCTGTTCGAGAACGTGGGCACGATCCAGGACGGCATCGTGACGCTGACACGCCCGCGCACCATCGTCGACGACCCAGACGCCCAGCCGCTGGTCGTCACGCGCGGCGAGATCGTGTTTGAGGACGTGAGCTTTGCCTACAAGGCGGGCGGGCGCAGCGTCATCGACCACCTGCAACTGACCATCCGCCCCGGCGAGCGCATCGGCCTGATCGGGCGCTCGGGCGCGGGCAAGTCCACCCTGGTCAACTTGCTGTTGCGGCTGTCGGATGTGGACAGCGGACGCATCCTGATCGACGGCCAGGACATCGCGCGCGTCACGCAGGACAGCCTGCGCGGGGCCATCGGCATGGTCACGCAGGACACGTCGCTCTTGCACCGCTCGATGCGCGAGAACATTCTGTACGGCCGCCCGCAGGCCAGCGAGGCCGAGATGCGCGCCGCGGCGGTCCAGGCCGAGGCCGCGCAGTTCATCGACCAGCTCACCGACCTGCAGGGCCGCAGCGGCTACGACGCGCAGGTGGGCGAGCGCGGCGTGAAGCTCTCCGGCGGGCAGCGCCAGCGCGTGGCGATCGCCCGCGTGCTGCTGAAAGACGCGCCCATCCTGCTGCTGGACGAGGCCACCAGCGCGCTGGACAGCGAGGTCGAGATCGCCATCCAGCGCAGCCTGGATGCGCTGATGCACGGCAAGACGGTGATCGCCATCGCCCACCGGCTATCCACTATTGCGGCCATGGACCGGCTGATCGTCATGGACGAGGGCCGCATCGCTGAGCAGGGCACGCACGCCGAGCTGCTGGCGCGCGGCGGCATCTACGCGCGGCTGTGGGCGCACCAAAGCGGCGGCTTCATGGGAGCTGATCCGGATTGA
- a CDS encoding EAL domain-containing protein: MPPPPASDPDAAPGRRAWHWLAGAAVALFGALASYGVWQHQIESTQALAQSRFERQADALAELLQQRLTAKIDLLLGLRGLLLVKPDLSRSDFERVAGSLQLDVEHASVRNLHFTRYVPAAERSAFEARARANAHLDGRLPADFSIHPEVEQPEYFVVDYVWPVQGNEEAQGLEIHSQPVNLEAMLRARGTGALTASGPFALAQQHGVRGAAINLRLPIFAGAGEGRPPRFLGAVGAVVSVDTLMQGLSRRGYLDGLILSVHDLGMAPSGMPPGQQLFASGVLPPQGKHLTRDVTVGGRLWRLALAPGQSFMSESEARQPLLSLLFALALTALLAVLVARLVMRRVEALDYARMAASAARESEARFHTVFNQAAVGMLQTDTVTGELLHVNQRFCELTGYDADELRGMHIQDLTYPDDAPRSRALQEQLTSGELTEFRVEKRYRHKNGGVVWVDVTGSVIRAAPGARRYNISVVQDITRRRETEQELRYLAYNDPLTGLPNRRLLLDRLEQALAMSVRHQTWGAVLLLDLDHFKTLNELRGHEAGDRLLRQVAERLRACIGADTTVARQGGDEFVIVLKDLGAAMEDAATHGEETARRVLTTLQEPFDLQSGEPYHTSLSIGITVYDGNGEPADELLKRSELAMYEAKNAGRNTLRFYDPRMQAVVAARAQLEADMRAGLAEGQFELYYQPKVAHGSIQGAEALLRWRHPERGFVPPSEFIALAEDCGLILQLGQWVLQSACKQLAQWSGDEQLGALSVAVNVSPRQFHEGGFVAEVLQAIAGSGADARRLRLELTEGMLLQDVEDTIAKMVKLRGYGVGFSLDDFGTGYSSLAYLKRLPLHELKIDQSFVRDVLTDPNDAAIARTIVALGTSLGLQVTAEGVETEAQRAFLEKSGCHVWQGYLLAPPLPRERFEALVRERAAPAT; encoded by the coding sequence ATGCCCCCCCCGCCCGCCTCAGACCCTGATGCAGCCCCTGGCCGCAGGGCCTGGCACTGGCTGGCTGGCGCGGCGGTGGCGCTGTTCGGCGCGCTGGCCAGCTATGGCGTGTGGCAACACCAGATCGAGAGCACCCAGGCCCTGGCGCAATCCCGCTTCGAGCGCCAGGCCGATGCGCTGGCGGAGCTGCTGCAGCAGCGCCTGACGGCCAAGATCGACCTGCTGCTGGGTCTGCGCGGCCTGCTGCTGGTCAAGCCCGACCTGTCGCGCAGCGATTTCGAGCGCGTGGCCGGCAGCCTGCAGCTGGACGTCGAGCACGCCAGCGTACGCAACCTGCACTTCACGCGCTACGTGCCGGCCGCAGAGCGCTCGGCCTTCGAGGCGCGCGCACGCGCCAACGCCCACCTGGACGGCCGCCTGCCGGCCGACTTCAGCATCCACCCCGAAGTCGAGCAGCCGGAGTATTTCGTCGTTGACTATGTCTGGCCGGTGCAGGGCAACGAGGAGGCGCAGGGCCTGGAGATCCACTCGCAGCCGGTCAACCTGGAGGCCATGCTGCGCGCGCGCGGCACCGGGGCGCTGACGGCTTCTGGGCCTTTCGCGCTGGCGCAGCAGCACGGAGTGCGCGGCGCGGCGATCAACCTGCGCCTGCCGATCTTCGCCGGCGCGGGCGAGGGCCGGCCGCCGCGCTTTCTGGGCGCCGTGGGCGCCGTGGTCAGCGTCGACACGCTCATGCAGGGCCTGAGCCGCCGCGGCTACCTGGACGGGCTGATCCTGTCCGTGCACGACCTGGGCATGGCGCCGAGCGGCATGCCGCCGGGCCAGCAGCTGTTCGCTTCGGGCGTCCTGCCGCCGCAGGGCAAGCATCTGACCCGCGACGTCACGGTGGGCGGGCGGCTGTGGCGCCTGGCTCTGGCGCCCGGACAGAGCTTCATGTCCGAGAGCGAAGCGCGCCAGCCGCTGCTGTCGCTGCTGTTCGCCCTGGCGTTGACCGCGCTGCTGGCCGTGCTCGTCGCGCGGCTGGTGATGCGGCGCGTGGAGGCGCTGGATTACGCCCGCATGGCGGCCAGCGCCGCGCGCGAGAGCGAGGCGCGCTTTCACACCGTCTTCAACCAGGCCGCGGTGGGCATGCTGCAGACCGACACCGTCACCGGCGAGCTGCTGCACGTGAACCAGCGCTTTTGCGAACTCACCGGCTATGACGCCGACGAGTTGCGCGGCATGCACATCCAGGATCTCACCTATCCCGACGACGCGCCACGCAGCCGCGCGCTGCAGGAGCAGCTCACCTCCGGAGAGCTGACCGAGTTCCGTGTCGAAAAGCGCTACCGGCACAAGAACGGCGGCGTGGTCTGGGTCGACGTCACGGGTTCGGTCATTCGCGCCGCGCCGGGCGCGCGGCGCTACAACATCAGCGTGGTGCAGGACATCACGCGCCGGCGCGAGACCGAGCAGGAGCTGCGCTACCTGGCCTACAACGACCCGCTGACCGGCCTGCCCAACCGCCGGCTGCTGCTGGACCGTCTGGAACAGGCGCTGGCCATGTCCGTGCGCCACCAGACCTGGGGGGCGGTGCTGCTGCTGGACCTGGACCACTTCAAGACGCTCAACGAACTGCGCGGCCACGAGGCCGGCGACCGCCTGCTGCGCCAGGTGGCCGAGCGCCTGCGCGCCTGCATCGGCGCCGACACCACCGTGGCGCGCCAGGGCGGCGACGAGTTCGTCATCGTGCTCAAGGACCTGGGCGCCGCCATGGAGGACGCGGCCACACACGGCGAGGAGACGGCGCGCCGTGTGCTGACCACGCTTCAGGAGCCGTTCGATTTGCAAAGCGGCGAGCCCTACCACACCTCGCTGAGCATCGGCATCACCGTCTACGACGGCAACGGCGAGCCTGCCGACGAGCTGCTCAAGCGCAGCGAACTGGCCATGTACGAGGCCAAGAACGCCGGGCGCAACACCCTGCGCTTTTATGACCCGCGCATGCAGGCCGTGGTGGCGGCGCGGGCGCAGCTGGAGGCGGACATGCGCGCCGGCCTGGCCGAGGGCCAGTTCGAGCTGTACTACCAGCCCAAGGTGGCGCACGGCAGCATCCAGGGTGCCGAGGCGCTGCTGCGCTGGCGCCACCCGGAGCGCGGCTTCGTGCCGCCGTCGGAGTTCATCGCCCTGGCCGAGGATTGCGGGCTGATCCTGCAACTGGGCCAATGGGTGCTGCAAAGCGCCTGCAAGCAACTGGCACAGTGGAGCGGCGATGAGCAGCTGGGAGCCCTGAGCGTGGCGGTCAACGTCAGCCCGCGGCAGTTTCATGAGGGCGGCTTCGTCGCCGAGGTGCTGCAGGCCATCGCCGGCAGCGGCGCCGACGCCAGGCGCCTGCGCCTGGAGCTGACCGAGGGCATGCTGCTGCAGGACGTGGAGGACACCATCGCCAAGATGGTCAAGCTGCGCGGATATGGCGTGGGCTTCTCGCTGGACGACTTCGGCACGGGGTATTCCTCGCTCGCCTACCTCAAGCGCCTGCCGCTGCACGAGCTGAAGATCGACCAGAGCTTCGTGCGCGACGTGCTGACCGACCCCAACGACGCGGCCATCGCCCGCACCATCGTCGCGCTGGGCACCAGCCTGGGCCTGCAGGTCACGGCCGAGGGCGTGGAGACCGAGGCCCAGCGCGCTTTTCTGGAGAAAAGCGGCTGCCATGTATGGCAGGGCTATCTGTTGGCGCCGCCGCTGCCGCGCGAGCGTTTCGAGGCGCTGGTGCGCGAACGCGCGGCACCCGCCACCTGA